A single region of the Salvia miltiorrhiza cultivar Shanhuang (shh) chromosome 8, IMPLAD_Smil_shh, whole genome shotgun sequence genome encodes:
- the LOC130999379 gene encoding gibberellin-regulated protein 14-like, which translates to MASKLLFALVFSLFLLSQVSSDSKKNEESSHASQTSHVLSRGDRKLMHAVLDVSKYLKARLIPRGVALAPAPAPKPSHGAVDCGGLCKNRCSLHSRPNRCLRACGTCCARCKCVPPGTFGNREVCGTCYTNMTTHGNMSKCP; encoded by the exons ATGGCTTCTAAATTGCTTTTTGCACttgttttctctctcttcttgctTTCTCAG GTTTCATCTGATTCAAAGAAGAATGAAGAATCCAGCCATGCTAGCCAAACATCACAc gTTTTGAGCAGAGGTGACAGGAAACTAATGCATGCGG TGCTAGATGTCTCGAAGTATTTAAAGGCTCGACTGATACCCCGAGGTGTCGCCCTCGCCCCGGCTCCGGCCCCAAAGCCTAGCCACGGGGCGGTCGACTGCGGCGGGCTATGCAAGAACCGGTGCAGCCTCCACTCAAGGCCAAATAGATGCTTGAGGGCATGTGGAACTTGTTGTGCTAGGTGCAAATGTGTGCCACCGGGGACCTTTGGCAATAGAGAAGTGTGTGGAACATGTTACACAAATATGACTACCCATGGAAATATGAGCAAGTGCCcataa